One Glycine max cultivar Williams 82 chromosome 1, Glycine_max_v4.0, whole genome shotgun sequence genomic window, TAGGTCTCCTTGAATAACGTGTCCAAGAAGCTATTCGAGTTTGACTTGAACATCTTTTTTCGTTTCAAGGACCATTTCTCCAGGGTTCTGGCTACTGATGTCGTGGCTGATTGTTTGCCACTGATGTTCAATAGGGATGGGGAGCCTCGCTTCCTGTTCTACTGGCAGTATGACCCCACCAGGTTCAAGTCTTTCGACGAGGATCTGTTAACCTTTGTGGAGAGGGTCAACAAGGCTATCTTGGAGCAACTGCCAGACTCGCTGGGCACGCGGGCCATTCTGTCTCTTCCCTCAGCAAGCGATCCCCTCATTGCCTTGGACGCTAAAGTGTCTTACCTTGTCCTTTTTTGTATCTAAGGTAGGTGTTAGTCTGAACTAACACTTGCTAGTGTTGTTGTTACTTGTCTTGCAAGTATTATGGGCGACTTCCCTTGGAGGCCACTTGTGAAGAAGGTCAAACCTGCTGGTGGGATTGTGCCATCATTTGTTGTTGCTTTTGTTGCTGGAGAAGGGGGTCAACTTGCTGTTGAGGTTAGCCTTGCTCTAGTGTTGCTGATGTCGCCCTGGGGCTCCTTCCTCTATTTTAGCTAAGGGGAAGCAAGGTGACGTTGCTGGGGCGTCGGGCCGCAAAAATTCAAAGGCTCTTTTTAGACTGTGAGCCCTGAGGTAGGCTACATGGTTTATGCCTGATTTGGGTCATCCTTCGAGTTTGTAAGGTTTGCCTACCTTCGGTGTCATTGGCCGTCAAGGATCTTGCTCCTGCTGCTATTACTGGTACTCATACTCATTCTGCTATGCCTGTTCAGGAGGTCACTCCTGCTACTGAAGTTAATGCACCAGCTGCTTTGGCCGATTCTGTTGTGGCTCCTTAGTACACTGTCGATGTACCCTTATTGAGTGCTGGTGTGGAGACCACGAGCGCTTAGACTATATCTACACCTCCAACGATGTTGATTCCCTGTGGGGCATGGGGTACAAGCCTGAACAGAAGACCCAAGTTGGCTTTGTGTCGGCCTTTGACAAAAATTTCATCCGATCAGTTGGGTTCCATAATGCTATGGATTCAACCAAGGTCTTTCTTCAATGGAGTTTGGAAATCCTTGAAGAAAATGGGCTAAGGCACAAAGAGGCACTAAGCAAAATGGCCTCCTTGGAGGTGGAGGTCGTCAAATGAAGGGCTACTACTCACATGGCCTGGAGAGTGGACTGCCCTAAGGTAGCCAATGCCACTGTCGTCTTTGCTGAAGCTGTGAAGTCAAACCACCAATTGTCTTCCAAGGTTGGCAGAGTTTTGGCCAAGTGTTTGCTCACTAGGTTGAACAGTGATGAGTTGTTTAAGCCTTACAAGGACTTGCAGAAAGAGAAAGATGACTTGGCTAGCAAGGTGGAAAGCATTACGGCGAAGAAGGACGAGCTTGCCAAGGTGGTCGTAGACCTCGAGGTCTGACTCAAGGAGTCAGAGTCCAAGCTGTGGGCGGCTAGGGAGATGGAGGCCAACAAGGAACTTGAAGAGAAGCTGCTAATGTACAAGAAGGAGGTTGTGGAGCAACATGAAAAGGGCTTTAACAAGGCCGTCAGACGGGCCGAGTTCTTTGCCAAGAACCTTGACTTGGGTTTCTTTGACCCTTTCAAGGACGTGATAGACGATGTTCTGCTTGACGAGGAAGATGTGGCTGCTGAGGAGGAGGCTGATGAGGAGCAGGATGCTGAGGAGCAAGGCGATGATGCCAATGTTTAGGCaaccttttctttgtttttcttctgtATTTGGATTTTGGCCGCAAAGGCTTTGTAATtatgaaaattcttatttttccttGATAATGCCTATCCTTTCCTTTGTTGACGAATTTTGCACTGTGTGTATGTTATGTATGTTGCCTTTGTCTATGCAATGCTCTGTTACTTATAGTAGTATGAGTAAGTCGTCATGGTGAGAGTGAAATCTTTGATAGCATAGGAAGTAAGACCTTGGTGATGTAAGAAATGAAGTAGAGAAGTAGATGACATGAAATCATCTTAGGtttgatttcaatttaattGAAGGTCTTATCACTCATCTAGTGGTGTTTCCTTGTCCTTTGCGGAGCTTTTCCCCTGATGGTTGTAAGGAGTTAGTATGACTTCCACCTGGTTGAAGGACTTGCCGACTAGTCTAATGGTAGTTTTCCTTGTGGAACCTAGACCTTTGACTGTGGTCGTCGTGGTCCTTAAGGAGTGAGCTGACCAAAGGGGTGCCTTGTGTTTTGTAAGAGTGTGTACCAATGGTGAACCTTGGGTTTTTGTACCAAGGGCGGACCTTGGGATTTTGATGTTCCTACAGACTTGTATTCTTACATAGATAAAAGTTAGGAATAGAAAAGATTGCCAAGGGTAGTCCTTGCATACCTTCAGTTCATGTGGAGACGAAACTTAGCAAAAGAGAGGCtcaccaagggtggaccttgggtttgacaagCCTTTAGAGAAAAGAGATTCACCAAGGGCAGACCTTGAGTTTGATGAGCCTTTAGAGAAACGATCAGCGATGCGTTCGTCCTGGATTTTGGCAAGACTAACCAAAGGCAAGCCTTGGGTTTTGCGAGCCTTTGGAGAATAGAGACTCACCAAGGgtagaccttgggtttgacgagcctttGGAGAAGCAAGACTCACAAAGGGCGCACCTTGGGTTTTACGAGCCTTTGGAGAAGCGAGACTCATGAAGGGTGGACCTTAGGTTTTGGGAGCCTTTGGACAACCAACCAGGGAATTGTCCATCTTAGGTTTTGGagagactcaccaagggtggaccttgggttttgcGAGCCTTTGGAGAATTGAGACTCACCAAGGACTGACCTTGGGCTTGACAAGCCTTTGGAGAagcgagactcaccaagggcggatcttgggtttgatgagcctttggagaaacgagactcaccaagggcggACCTTGGGTTTTGTGAGCCTTTGGAGAACCAACCAAGGAATTGTTCGTCCTGGGTTTTAGAGAAACTCACCAAGGGCAGATCTTAGGTTTTGTGAGCCTTTGGAGAACCAACCAGGGAATTATCCATCCTGGGTTTTGGAGAGACTCACTAAGGGCGGACCTTGGGTTTTGCGAGCCTTTGGACTGATCAATGACGCGTCCGTCCTGGGTTTTGGAGAGACTCTCCAAGGGTGTACCTTGGGTTTTACGACCCTTTGGAGAAGCGAGAATCACCAAGGGCGGACCTTAGGTTTGCTGAGCCTGTGGAGGTGCGACTAGGCACGTGTCCGTCCTGGATTTTTGCTTGcgaagggtggaccttgggccTTTGTGTTCCAGTAAACTTGTATTCTTACAAAGATAAAGTTTAGGAATGGAAGAGCTTGTCAAGGGTAGACCTTGTGTACCTTAGATTTTTGCAAAAGCGAAACTTGGTGATGGAAAGGCTCACCAACGGTAAACCTTAGGTTTGTTGAGCTTTGGACCAGTGATGTGTTCATCCCAGGTTTTGTCCAGGCTCACCAAGGGCGGACCTTGGTTTGACAAGCCTTTGGTTCccttttttcttcattctgtTGTTCTTGGAAAAACAACCTCTTTATCAACGGTTCCCTAACTTCAACGAGGATCATGGCGTCTATGCCATATGTGAGTCGATAAAGAGTTTCATTAGTGGTTCCCTAACTTCAACGAGGATCATGGCGTCTATGCCATATGTGAGTCGATAAAGAGTTTAATTAGTGGTTGTCTAGGGTGAACAATGGTAGGCCTAGAGTATACTGGGGAGTTCCTCTTTCCATAGACCCTTAGACTTGTTGAGTCTAGTACGCAGGGCCTTGAGGATAACTCTGTTGGCTGCCTCTGCCTATCTATTGGTCTGGCAATGCTTGATAGAGGTGACGAGGTGCTTGATGCCTAGCCTCGTCAGGAAGTCTTAATAAGTCTGAGCTTTGAATTAGGTGTCATTGTCAGTGACAATGACGTAAAGGAGGCCATACCTGCATATGAGGTGTTTCCAGGTGAACTTCTCTACCTCGTTGGCTGTGATTTCTTGTAGTGGTCTTTCCTTGATccacttggtgaagtagtcGATAGCGACTAGTAAGTATTTGACTGCTTCTAGAGCTTTTGAGAGTGGTCCCAGTATGTCCATTCCCCAGATGGAGAAGGGCCAAAGGGAGCTCAGGCTGTGCAGATTGTTAGGAGAGGTACGTGGCACGTTTGCAAACTTTTGGCGTCGGTTTCATCTCTTGGTGAAGTCGAGGGTGTCAACCCTGAGTGTCGGCCAATAGTAACTGATGCGCACCACTTTGGTGTCAAGGGAGTGTCCCCTGGTGTAAAGGTCGCAGATGCCTTCATGAAGTTCTCTCATGACATAGTCTGCTTGTTGGCTGTTCAGGCACTTTAACAAGGGTGATGTCAACCTTCTTCTGAATAACTCACCATCAAGGATGACGTAGAAGTTGGCCTTCCGTTTAATGTGTCGGGCTTCATTCTCGTCTCGTGGCAACACcccccaaattaaaaaattcttgtAGGGAGTCATCCAGTATGGTTCCTCCTCTTCTCCGACCATAACTTCTTCAATGTCTATGGTAGGAGTTTGGAGTTTCTCCTGGATGATAGTCTTGAGGTGTCCGATCTTTTTGGTGCTAGCCAACTTGGAGAGCAGGTCTGCTTTAGTGTTGCTCTCCCTGGGTATGTAGTACATCTCGAAGCATTTGAAATTGTCAATGAGATTCTTGGCAATATGGTAGTACTTAAGTAGCTCTATTTCTTTGGTCTGGTATCTATTGGCAATAAGTCCTTGGACAAGCTATGAGCTTGTGTAGCATCGTAGCTTCTTAaaccaaatttattttactagtTTTAGACCCACAATAAGTGCCTCGTACTCAACCTAATTGTATGAGGCCTTGAAATTGAGCTTGAGGGCTTGCTCTAGAGTGACATTGTGAGGGCCTTCGAGGATGATTCCCGCCCCACTCCCCTTCACGTTGGA contains:
- the LOC113002343 gene encoding uncharacterized protein; this translates as MYYIPRESNTKADLLSKLASTKKIGHLKTIIQEKLQTPTIDIEEVMVGEEEEPYWMTPYKNFLIWGVLPRDENEARHIKRKANFYVILDGELFRRRLTSPLLKCLNSQQADYVMRELHEGICDLYTRGHSLDTKVVRISYYWPTLRVDTLDFTKR